From Leishmania mexicana MHOM/GT/2001/U1103 complete genome, chromosome 21, a single genomic window includes:
- a CDS encoding dihydrolipoamide acetyltransferase precursorlike protein, whose protein sequence is MMRRTLLWLVNFEPVFMPALSPSMETGTVVEWKKEIGELVKEGEVFCTIQTDKAVVDYTNTFESGFLAKIYCGNGQSAPVAKTIAVMVSDAADVGKADEYTPEGEVPAAEAEAPAAVAAAAPAAGGASSEAPAGVTCEPVFMPALSPSMETGTVVEWKKEIGELVKEGEVFCTIQTDKAVVDYTNTFESGFLAKIYCGNGQSAPVAKTIAVMVSDAADVEKVANYYPEDAVGGPPASAADPSAAAAAAAVSARPASSAASAKHYGGSLDAAVAASGPSVARIAAGLEPSALADIAPSGKGGRFLKSDFSGQPGFDYNDTAPPRAMQQKAASAAAADGARKAAAKSAAPAAVNGDVYNVVLKPGPVYKSVSDTALLKKLISTMHVPKPKSKKAAE, encoded by the coding sequence ATGATGCGGCGCACGCTGCTCTGGCTCGTGAACTTCGAGCCTGTCTTCATGCCGGCCCTCTCCCCGTCGATGGAGACAGGCACGGTGGTCGAGTGGAAGAAGGAGATTGGCGAGCTCGTGAAGGAGGGCGAGGTCTTCTGCACCATCCAGACGGACAAGGCAGTGGTGGACTACACGAACACATTCGAAAGCGGCTTCCTCGCCAAGATCTACTGCGGGAACGGCCAGTCTGCCCCCGTGGCCAAGACGATTGCTGTGATGGTGAGCGACGCGGCGGATGTCGGTAAGGCGGACGAGTACACGCCTGAAGGCGAGGTGCctgccgcggaggcggaggcacccgccgctgttgctgctgctgcgccggccgccggtggtgccTCCTCTGAGGCGCCGGCAGGCGTCACCTGTGAGCCTGTCTTCATGCCGGCCCTCTCCCCGTCGATGGAGACAGGCACGGTGGTCGAGTGGAAGAAGGAGATTGGCGAGCTCGTGAAGGAGGGCGAGGTCTTCTGCACCATCCAGACGGACAAGGCAGTGGTGGACTACACGAACACATTCGAAAGCGGCTTCCTCGCCAAGATCTACTGCGGGAACGGCCAGTCTGCCCCCGTGGCCAAGACGATTGCTGTGATGGTGAGCGACGCGGCCGATGTGGAGAAGGTTGCCAACTACTACCCCGAGGATGCCGTTGGCGGTCCGCCGGCTTCCGCCGCGGACccttctgccgccgccgctgctgctgcggtgtcAGCTCGACCCGCTTCATCGGCCGCGTCTGCCAAGCACTACGGTGGCTCGCtcgatgcggcggtggcggctaGTGGCCCAAGCGTGGCCCGCATCGCTGCTGGTCTGGAGCCCAGTGCCCTCGCTGACATCGCTCCCTCTGGCAAGGGTGGGCGTTTCCTGAAGTCCGACTTTTCCGGTCAGCCCGGCTTCGACTACAATGacaccgcgccgccgcgagcgatgcagcagaaggcggcctccgccgctgccgctgatggGGCGAGGAAGGCGGCTGCGAAGTCTGCTGCCCCGGCGGCGGTAAACGGGGACGTTTACAACGTTGTTCTCAAGCCCGGTCCTGTGTACAAGAGCGTCAGCGACACGGCCCTGCTGAAGAAGCTCATCTCCACCATGCACGTACCGAAGCCGAAGTCAAAGAAGGCCGCTGAGTAA
- a CDS encoding putative DNA polymerase eta, whose translation MALLPTSSCLSGADPMRCIAHIDMDCFYAQVEAVRLGVDCRVTPLVVAQWGSLIAVNYPARARGVKRFNNVAEAQALCPGLVVALSPSYRMGESVSQYHPHPVQDSYKISLEPYRHASRQVFSILAATPGIQVEKGSIDEAYIDVTEAARRELAEVRAAAAGASLDPLADVMEPSTRLIEDRRAEMEAWFGARGTSLAAVFDEPMRALVRGECGAELEGSRAFCVGADDAAYAERCLLLCAASRVVHRLRQRIYAELHYDCSAGIAHNRVLAKCISATHKPNQQTLLLPDRSASALFELPLSGVRGFGGKLGAAVSAVCGGVTECREAWLVPLAQLCKLDGACDVGDGEDAEDDTEGRVGRLYGRKRGRAASPSMERNFQGLAAHTTSQYVFYRLRGLGGDTVADPALPRGMRASKIFHPACSSWSAAQLWMAPLAGELWHRFSEYESRYHKEGRSLVLLFRTHVTPEQARRGQHARSYRAQVPLPTSVRDAKEIAGMGLRELVKLMRKVTTGSKGGERRAASLTPLPSPHILTKPPSDVPDAPPGTAAPSSGVLTMPPLHVIELSIIGLRPRPLQATEGSNDGITGGADGETSAAPQRSLVDMFSALSASAAASARTKASRTAVPGGGVLRRRRRSGSRDGEVARGLGREVVVEIDDGDEDENVSDDCVDFDVHLGEAPEVKGSDTACQREKSAGLAGASSPPLMRTLEDLFCRATAAPSASAAETVSVPTRAVREVTTVCVEEDDAIVWVPQRRCASITEVSPEEDVMIL comes from the coding sequence atgGCACTTCTCCCTACCTCTTCTTGCCTGTCCGGTGCGGATCCGATGCGGTGCATCGCGCACATTGACATGGACTGCTTCTACGCtcaggtggaggcggtgcgcctcGGCGTGGACTGCCGCGTGACGCCTCTCGTGGTTGCTCAGTGGGGCAGCCTCATTGCGGTGAACTACCCGGCCCGTGCGCGTGGGGTGAAGCGGTTTAACAACGTAGCTGAGGCACAGGCACTGTGTCCTGGACTCGTTGTCGCGCTTTCGCCCAGCTATCGAATGGGCGAGTCTGTGAGCCAGTACCACCCGCATCCTGTGCAGGACTCCTACAAGATATCTCTTGAGCCGTACCGACATGCGAGCCGACAGGTCTTCTCGATCCTCGCTGCAACTCCCGGGATACAAGTTGAGAAAGGCAGCATTGATGAGGCGTACATTGacgtgacggaggcggcgcgacgggagctggcggaggtgcgcgctgccgccgcgggtgCCTCGCTGGACCCGCTGGCGGACGTGATGGAGCCGTCGACGCGGCTGATTGAGGACCGGCGcgcggagatggaggcgtGGTTCGGCGCGCGGGGGACGTCGCTGGCTGCTGTGTTCGACGAGCCGATGCGCGCCCTGGTGCGCGGCGAGTGCGGCGCTGAGCTGGAGGGAAGCCGCGCATTCTGCGTTGGCGCGGACGACGCTGCGTACGCGGAGCggtgcctgctgctgtgcgctgcgtcgcgcgttgtgcaccggctgcggcagcgcatctACGCGGAGCTGCACTACGACTGCTCTGCCGGGATCGCGCACAACCGCGTGCTTGCGAAGTGCATCAGCGCGACACACAAGCCGAACCAGCagacgctgctgttgcctgACCGgagcgcgagtgcgctgTTTGAGCTGCCGCTGAGTGGGGTGCGCGGGTTTGGTGGCAagctcggcgccgctgtgaGCGCTGTGTGCGGCGGTGTGACGGAGTGCCGCGAGGCGTGGCTTGTGCCGCTTGCGCAGCTGTGCAAGCTTGACGGGGCGTGTGATgtgggcgacggcgaggatgcTGAGGATGACACggaggggcgggtgggtCGATTATATGGCAGGAAACGGGggcgcgctgcctcgccatcCATGGAGAGGAACTTCCAAGGGTTGGCTGCACACACCACATCGCAGTACGTCTTCTACCGCTTGCGCGGCCTGGGTGGTGACACTGTCGCTGATCCGGCGTTGCCGCGGGGGATGAGGGCGAGTAAGATCTTCCATCCAGCGTGCAGCTCGTGGTCAGCAGCGCAGCTGTGGATGGCGCCACTGGCAGGGGAGCTGTGGCACCGGTTTAGCGAGTACGAGTCGCGCTACCACAAAGAGGGCCGAAGTTTGGTGTTGCTGTTTCGCACGCACGTCACCCCAGAGCAGGCGCGTCGTGGGCAGCACGCTCGGTCTTATCGAGCGCAAGTGCCTCTTCCGACGAGCGTGCGGGACGCCAAGGAGATTGCAGGCATGGGGTTGCGCGAACTTGTGAAGCTTATGCGGAAGGTGACCACGGGGAGCAAAGGAGGCGAGCGGAGGGCGGCATCGCTGACtccactgccgtcgccgcatATCCTCACCAAACCTCCGAGTGATGTACCCGATGCACCACCGGGCACTGCCGCGCCCTCGAGCGGTGTGTTGACGATGCCTCCACTCCATGTTATTGAACTCTCCATCATCGGGCTTCGTCCGCGTCCACTGCAGGCGACGGAGGGGAGCAACGACGGCATCACAGGCGGTGCTGACGGAGAGacgtcggcggcaccgcagcgttCCCTGGTGGACATGTTTTCGGCGCTCTCGGCCAGCGCGGCAGCATCTGCACGGACAAAGGCCAGCCGCACAGCCGTGCCTGGCGGAGGTGTACtgcggaggcgacgccgcagcggctcaCGAGACGGAGAAGTTGCGCGTGGGCTGGGACGAGAGGTCGTCGTGGAGATCGACGATGGTGACGAGGACGAAAACGTCAGCGATGACTGCGTCGACTTCGACGTCCATCTCGGCGAGGCTCCAGAGGTCAAGGGGAGCGACACGGCATGCCAGCGGGAGAAGTCCGCGGGTTTAGCTGGCGCTTCATCCCCACCGCTGATGCGTACGCTCGAGGACCTTTTTTGTAGAGCCACAGCGGCTCCTagcgcctctgctgcagaGACGGTGTCTGTGCCGACACGCGCGGTCAGGGAGGTGACGACGGTGTgcgtcgaggaggacgacgcgaTAGTATGGGTTCCGCAGCGGAGGTGTGCAAGCATCACTGAGGTGAGTCCCGAAGAAGACGTGATGATATTGTGA
- a CDS encoding putative RNA helicase, giving the protein MSVYSWETADGAHRHRRKTKKTGTVVFHTDERVDTSFDRLQREVIVEKLHFSRKEAEEALADPHHPANSVKTALMTASTAKVLQKTMNFEALLPCQAQCYRGIFNGRDVILHSRTGSGKTLAYALPLIERHLLLEQHQKPATVGAAAGPFLLVFVFSNDLAMQTKSVLEKIYGKKTTLRIAVAGFDDLHPTSDGRVVDILVGTLCSIDEAIRGHRVAAAATAVEEAEAQRDAHLAGKKRPRSARKPQQAAAAAAEEEDDDDDGDAAASMSDDNEDEAIAGHGDTREAGIISPSLVRAIVVDEVDITLGPRFSAMGRRMKNLLKFIRKANGSLADGLLNDFRAHHYVLCGATIPNWVLKAGFLGVKKYYYQLVTVGSAKLPPHLECFHQTCSVADRVRTATRLLTENTAFNGRVIVFGTLKQLTALEAGLHTSTTANAGVTETRTTTSSSAKKGGKKGNGKSAGAAGAAASSSSLIVRVLTAQKDELDRMAAIEDFNCGVAQVLLCTDIAARGLDFTEVDTVLMLSLPRDALASDTFVHRAGRTARVGRPGRCILLHDASEATVVDAIAKSTHVVFKALGPALAAAAGVSADALRGGKVKTSAATNAGASDVALTSMKLVVRNPFRYTKPNVKVPSAMHVFNANLDEPLKALLQDIREEGGSNGEVVLFRVPVSHIHELKQRLWKYTLQEV; this is encoded by the coding sequence ATGAGCGTGTACAGCTGGGAAACGGCGGACGgtgcgcaccgtcaccgGAGGAAGACCAAGAAGACGGGCACCGTTGTCTTTCACACGGACGAACGCGTGGACACCTCCTTTGACCGCCTCCAGAGGGAGGTGATTGTGGAGAAGCTGCACTTCTCGCGAAaggaggctgaggaggcgctggccgACCCCCATCACCCCGCCAACTCCGTCAAGACGGCGCTCATGACGGCCTCGACGGCCAAGGTACTCCAGAAGACGATGAACTTCgaggcgttgctgccgtgccAGGCGCAGTGCTACCGCGGTATCTTCAACGGTCGCGACGTCATTCTGCACAgtcgcaccggcagcggcaagacCCTTGCCTACGCCCTGCCGCTGATTGAGCGCCATCTTCTCCTGGAGCAGCACCAGAAGCCTGCAaccgtcggcgctgctgccggtccCTTCTTGCTGGTGTTCGTCTTCAGCAATGACCTCGCTATGCAGACGAAGAGTGTGCTGGAGAAGATCTACGGTAAGAAAACCACCCTGCGCATTGCCGTGGCCGGCTTCGACGACTTGCATCCCACGTCCGACGGCAGGGTCGTCGACATCCTTGTTGGGACATTGTGCAGCATTGACGAGGCGATCCGCGGCCAccgtgtcgccgccgccgcaactgccgtcgaggaggcggaggcgcagcgagATGCCCATCTGGCTGGTAAGAAGCGTCCCCGCAGCGCGAGGAAGCCGCAGcaagccgcagctgcagcagcggaggaggaggacgacgacgatgatggcgacgcggcggcgtccaTGTCTGATGACAATGAAGACGAGGCGATCGCCGGCCACGGGGACACGCGCGAAGCAGGGatcatctctccctctcttgtgcgtgcgATTGTTGTGGATGAGGTGGACATCACCCTGGGTCCGCGCTTCTCTGCGATGGGTCGGCGCATGAAGAACCTGCTAAAGTTCATCCGCAAGGCAAACGGCTCGTTGGCGGACGGGCTGCTGAACGACTTCCGCGCGCACCACTACGTTCTCTGCGGGGCGACCATCCCTAACTGGGTGCTAAAGGCTGGCTTCTTGGGAGTGAAAAAGTACTACTACCAACTCGTCACCGTCGGATCGGCGAAGTTGCCGCCGCATCTCGAGTGCTTCCATCAGACATGCAGCGTGGCGGACCGCGTGCGGACGGCGACCCGTCTGCTGACGGAGAACACTGCCTTTAATGGCCGTGTTATTGTCTTCGGCACACTGAAgcagctgacggcgctggaggccgGTCTGCACACGTCGACGACAGCGAACGCGGGGGTTACTgagacgaggacgacgacgtcgtccAGCGCGAAGAAAGGCGGCAAGAAAGGCAACGGTAAGAGCGCTGGggccgctggcgcagctgcatcgtcgtcgtcgctcaTCGTGCGTGTCCTCACGGCGCAGAAGGACGAGCTAGATCGTATGGCTGCCATCGAAGACTTTAACTGCGGTGTCGCGCAGGTGTTGCTGTGCACCGATATCGCGGCTCGCGGGCTTGACTTTACGGAGGTGGACACTGTTCTCATGCTGAGCCTCCCACGGGACGCGCTGGCCTCGGACACGTTCGTGCACCGCGCTGGACGTACGGCCCGCGTCGGTCGGCCTGGTCGGTGCATCCTGCTGCATGATGCGTCGGAAGCCACCGTGGTGGACGCCATCGCAAAGTCCACGCACGTCGTGTTCAAGGCCCTGGGTCCCGccttggctgctgccgccggtgtgTCGGCGGATGCACTGAGGGGCGGGAAGGTTAAGACGTCTGCTGCGACCAACGCTGGTGCCTCTGATGTGGCGCTGACCTCCATGAAACTCGTGGTGCGCAACCCGTTCCGCTACACGAAGCCGAATGTAAAGGTGCCATCTGCGATGCACGTCTTTAACGCCAACCTGGATGAGCCGTTGAAGGCACTCTTACAGGACATTCGCGAAGAGGGTGGGAGCAACGGTGAGGTGGTGCTGTTCCGTGTGCCAGTGAGCCACATCCACGAGTTGAAGCAGCGGCTGTGGAAGTAcacgctgcaggaggtgtAA